One Benincasa hispida cultivar B227 chromosome 5, ASM972705v1, whole genome shotgun sequence genomic window carries:
- the LOC120078762 gene encoding protein DJ-1 homolog C codes for MATYSIPNTLPKFSPMAVPAAITVSSPLFTLIASQQRITVPRKLSAKATKTLSPASPPTLSSSASMAMSTTAPSTPLKKVLVPIGFGTEEMEAVIIIDVLRQAGAAVTVASVESELEIEASGGMKLVADTLISSCSNEVFDLVALPGGMPGSVRLRDCEILRKITSTQAEEKRLYGAICAAPAVTLLPWGLLRRKQTTCHPAFTDKLPTFWAVKSNIQVSGELTTSRGPGTTFGFALALVEQLYGESVAKDVGELLLMDSENDCPRKEEFNKVDWSVDHTPRVLIPIANGSQGIELVTIADILRRAKVDVVIVSVEKSLQILTSTGTKIVADKLIKDAVESTYDLIILPGGAAADERFIKSRILRKMLKEQDSAKRIYGAVCSSPAFLFKQGLLKDKRAIAHPSLETKSTDGVDTAKVIIDGKLITSKGSYNVIDFALAIVSKLFGHARARSVAEGLVFEYPRVG; via the exons ATGGCGACTTACTCCATACCAAATACTCTCCCCAAGTTCTCTCCCATGGCTGTACCTGCCGCCATCACTGTTTCTTCTCCTTTGTTTACTCTAATTGCATCGCAACAGAGAATAACAGTTCCCAGAAAACTCTCTGCTAAAGCCACGAAAACCCTCTCACCAGCTTCACCGCCGACGCTCTCAAGCTCTGCTTCGATGGCCATGAGTACAACAGCTCCATCTACGCCTCTCAAGAAG GTTCTGGTTCCTATTGGATTTGGAACCGAGGAAATGGAAGCTGTTATTATAATCGATGTATTGCGTCAAGCTGGGGCGGCCGTGACCGTGGCGTCGGTTGAATCTGAGCTTGAAATTGAAGCTTCTGGGGGTATGAAATTGGTTGCTGATACCTTAATCAGTTCATGCTCCAATGAAGTTTTCGACCTTGTAGCTTTGCCT GGAGGGATGCCTGGCTCTGTAAGATTAAGAGATTGTGAAATACTGCGGAAAATTACCAGCACACAAGCTGAGGAAAAGAGGCTGTATGGAGCTATATGTGCTGCTCCAGCAGTCACCCTTCTGCCGTGGGGTCTTTTAAGAAGAAAACAG ACTACTTGTCACCCTGCATTCACTGATAAGCTTCCAACGTTTTGGGCTGTTAAATCAAATATTCAAGTGTCAGGAGAGCTCACAACAAGTCGTGGCCCCGGAACAACTTTTGGGTTTGCCTTAGCTTTAGTTGAGCAGCTGTATGGAGAGTCGGTCGCTAAGGATGTTGGAGAATTGTTG CTGATGGATTCTGAGAATGACTGTCCTCGGAAGGAAGAATTCAACAAAGTTGATTGGTCTGTTGATCATACCCCTCGT GTTCTAATCCCAATTGCAAATGGCTCTCAAGGGATTGAACTAGTAACTATTGCAGATATTTTGCGGCGTGCTAAGGTGGATGTAGTGATTGTGTCAGTTGAAAAGTCCCTCCAGATTTTGACATCAACAGGAACAAAAATTGTTGCTGACAAGTTGATTAAAGACGCTGTAGAGTCAACATATGATCTTATTATTCTTCCG GGGGGAGCTGCAGCAGATGAACGGTTTATCAAATCCCGGATCCTTAGGAAGATGCTCAAAGAACAAGATTCTGCCAAAAGGATATATGGTGCAGTCTGCTCTTCACCTGCATTCCTGTTCAAACAGGGTCTACTGAAG GACAAGAGAGCAATTGCTCATCCATCTCTGGAAACTAAGTCGACTGATGGAGTAGATACTGCAAAAGTAATTATTGATGGCAAACTGATAACGAGCAAGGGATCTTACAATGTGATAGATTTTGCATTGGCTATTGTAAGCAAGCTTTTTGGTCATGCGAGAGCAAGAAGTGTTGCAGAAGGTTTAGTTTTCGAGTATCCCCGAGTGGGATAA